TCACCGACGACGGTCAGGTGTACCAGCCCGCTCCGCACCGCCGGCAGCAGCTCGTCGATCAGCCGCGCTGCCACCGGGCCGAAGCCCACCACCACAATCCGCTCCGTCATGGCGCACTCTCCATCTGCAGTACCTCCGCGCGGGCGCCGGCCGAAGCCGGCCTTACCCACACCTTGCTGGTCTTGAACTCGGGCATCCCGGAGAGCGGGTCCGTGGCCGCCTCGGTGAGCCGGTTGGCGCTCTCCAGCCCGGGGAAGTGGAACGGCAGGAACACGGTCTCCGGCCGGATCGCCGCGCTGAGCTCGGCCCGGCAGAGGACCTCGCCGCGCCCGTTCGCGACGGCGACGACGTCGCCCTCGGCGATGCCCTGCGCCGCGGCGGACGCCGGGTGCAGCTGCAGCCGGGCCTCGGGGCGTGCCGCGGAAAGGGCGGCCACCCGGCGGGTCTGGGTACCGGACTGGTAGTGCTCCAGCAGGCGCCCGGTGACCAGGGTCATCGGCGTGCCCGCGGCCTCCGGAACCGCGGCAAATGTCCGGCCGCGGGGCGTCACCGGGGTGAACACCGCCCGGCCGTCCGGATGGGCAAAGGAGTCCCGGAACAGCCGCGGCGTCCCGGTGCTGCCGGCCGGGTAGGGCCAGTAGGCTTCCTCGCCGCGGTCCAGCAGGGCGTAGTCGATTCCCGAGTAGTCGGCGAGCCCGCCGGCGGAGGCGCGGCGGAGTTCCTCGAACACCGTCTCCGGATCTTCGCTGAAGGTCGACGGCGCATCCAGCAGCCTGGCCAGCCGGGCCATGATCCACAGTTCGCTGCGCACCCCGGGCGGGGGAGCGATGGCCCGGCGCCGGCGGAGCACCCGGCCTTCGAGGTTGGTCAGCGTGCCTTCTTCCTCGGCCCACTGGGTGACCGGCAGGATCAGGTCCGCCTCGGCCGCCGTCTCGGATACGAAGAAGTCGCAGACCACCAGGAAGTCCAGGCTGCGCAGCCCGGCGATCACGGCGTTCGCGTCCGGTGCGGAGACCGCCACGTTGGCGCCGTGCACGAACAGGCAGCGGACGCCGTCGGGCTGTCCCAGCGACCTGAGCAGTTCGACGGCGGGGAGGCCGGGGCCGGGGATCGAGGACTCCGGCACGCCCCAGACGGATGCGACGTGGGCGCGGGCGGCGGGGTCGGTGATCTTGCGGTAGCCGGGGAGCTGGTCCGCCTTCTGGCCGTGTTCGCGGCCGCCCTGACCGTTGCCCTGGCCGGTGAGGGTGCCGTAGCCGCTGCGTGCCGAGCCCGGCAGGCCCAGCAGCAGGGCGAGGTTGATGGCGGCGGTGGCGGTGTCCGTGCCGTCCACATGCTGTTCGACGCCGCGGCCGGTCAGGATGTAGCTGCCGCCCCGGCGGGCACCGTCGGCCAGCCGGCGGGCGGTGTCACGGATCAGCCCGGCCGGGACGCCGGTGAGGGTCTGCACCCGCTCGGGCCAGTAGCCGGCGGCGCTGCGGGCCAGCGCCGCGTAGCCGGTGGTGCGCTCCGCGATGTAGCCGCTGTCCGCCAGCCCTTCGTGGATGACCACGTGCGCCAGGCCCAGCAGCAGGGCCAGGTCGGTGCCGGGCAGTGGCTGCAGGTGCAGGCCGCCGCCGTCGGCGGTGAACGCCGCGGTGGCGGAGCGGCGGGGGTCGACGACGATCAGGCCGCCGGCGTCGCGTGCGCCCTGCAGGTGCTGGACAAACGGCGGCATGGTCTCGGCCACGTTGGACCCCAGCAGCAGGATGGTGCTGGCGGCGTCGAGGTCCGCGAGCGGGAAGGGGAGGCCGCGGTCCAAGCCGAAGGCGCGCATGCCGGCCGCGGCGGCGGAGGACATGCAGAACCGGCCGTTGTAGTCGATCCGTGAGGTGCCGAGGGCCAGCCGGGCGAATTTGCCCAGCTGGTAGGCCTTCTCGTTGGTGAGCCCGCCGCCGCCGAACACGCCGACGGCGTCCGGGCCGTAGCGGGCGCGGGTGGCCTTCACCGCGGTGACGATGCGTTCCAGGGCCTCGTCCCAGCTAACCGGGCGGTGCACGCCGTCGGCGCCCCTGAGCAGCGGCTCGGTGACGCGCCCCGGGTGCTCCAGCAACGACGCCGAGGTCCAGCCCTTGCGGCACAGCCCGCCGCGGTTGGTGGGGAAGTCGCGGCCGGCCACCTCCAACGGGGCCGCTTCCAGCGGAGCGGCAGCCCTTGCCGGAGCGGTCAGCGTCATGGCGCACTGGAGCGCGCAGTAGGGGCAGTGCGTGGCGGCGCCGTCGGTCATTTAGACGTGTCCTTTTCCGTGGCGGGTGGCGGGGCGCAGGTAGCAGGCCCAGCAGACGGCCAGCATCACGAGGTAGGCGGCGACGAAACCGTAGAAGGCCGGGGTGTAGGAGCCGCTGGCGGTGTTGGAGGCGTTGAGGACCTGCGGGATGACGAAGCCGCCGTAGGCACCGATCGCGGAAATCAGGCCCAGCGCGGAGGACGCCAGACGCTGGGTGGCCACGGTGCTGGCACCGGAACGGGCCGCGCGGCTGTGCAGGGCGAAGATCACCGGGATCATCCGGTAGGTGGCCCCGTTGCCGAAGCCGCTGGCCGTGAACAGCGCCAGGAAGAGGGTGAGGAAGAGCCAGAAGTTCCCCAGTGGCAGCGTCCAGACCATGGTCAGGGTGATCACGGCCATTGCGGCGAACGCGGTGACGGTCATCCGCGCCCCGCCGAGCAGGTCCGCCATCCTGCCGCCGAAGGGCCGGGCCAGCGAGCCGACCAGCGGGCCCAGGAACGCCAGCGACAACGCCACGGTGCCGACGCCGATCGAGGAGAACGCCGGGAAGTAGTCCTTGATCAGCTTCGGGAACACGCCGGCGAAGCCGATGAAGGAGCCGAAGGTGCCGATGTAGAGCAGCGCCATGACCCACAGATGGGGTTCCTTGACGGCGGCGAGCGAGCCGGCGACGTCGCCCTTGGCGCTGGTGAGGTTGTCCATGTACTTCCAAGCACCGAATGCGGCCAGCAGGATCAGGGGGATCCACATCAGGCCGGCCACGGGCAGGTTAACGGCACCCGCGGCGAGCAGCGTGACGGCGATCGGGACGGCGAGCTGGGCGACGGCGGCGCCGAGGTTCCCGCCGGCGGCGTTCAGTCCCAGCGCCCAGCCCTTTTCGCGGGCCGGGTAGAAGAAGGTGATGTTGGCCATCGAGCTGGCGAAGTTGCCGCCGCCGAAGCCGGCCAGGGCGGCCACGAGCAGCATGACGCCGAACGGGGTGCCGGGGTTCCCCACGCACAGGGCCAGCCCGGTCGAGGGGACCAGCAGCAGCAGGGCCGAGACGATGGTCCAGTTCCGGCCGCCGAAGCGCGGGACCATAAAGGTGTAGGGGATCCGGAGCGTCGCGCCGACCAGGCTGGGCATCGAGATCAGCCAGAAGATCTCGTTCGTGGAGAAGCGGAAGCCGGCCGAGGGGAGCTGGACCACCACAATCGACCAGAGCTGCCAGACCACAAAGCCCAGGAACTCCGCGAAGATGGACCAGTTCAGGTTCCGGCGGGCGATGCCGCGGCCCAGGGACTCCCACTGTTCCTTGTTCTCGGCGTCCCAGTTGGCGATCCAGCGGCCCGGGCGGTATTCCAACGCCGGGCCGCCGACGGCGGTGCGAGCGACGGGTGCTGTGCGGTCGGGCGCCGTGGGTGCGGTGTCGGCGTCGTGGTTCGGGGAAACGCCGGTAATGGCGTCGGCAATGCGTTCAGTCACGGGGACCTCCTTCGGGGTGTCCCTCAAAACTAGGGACGCCGCGTTTCCGGGACCCTCGTGCTTTGTTAACGTGCTGTGACGTTTGCCTATCGGCGCCTTTGTGACGGCGTGAGGCCGCGGCTCTTCAGCGCTTCGATGACCTGCTCGACGGTGGGCGCGCCCGCGTGGCCGCCGGGCGTGGGGTAGATCCGGCAGGCGAGTTCGACGCTGGGCGCCCCGCCGGGGAAGAGATCGGCGCCGTCTGCCGTGATCGTGGGCGAACCGGCGAATCCGGTTCCGGCGGTGTCTGCCGCAGACTCGATCAGCCGCAAATGGACCGCGACGTCGTCACGCCCCAGGGCGGCCAGGGCCGCTTCGACCCTTTCGAGCGCACGCACCGTGTTGGGGCAGTCAGCGATGTGGAGCAGTTCAATTTTCATGCTCAGCCGTGCCGTGGCGGTATGGAGAGGGTGATAACTTCCGGTCCGGGACCGCATCCGCAACCCTCGCTGCAGCCCGTAGCACCGCCGTCGGCGCCGCCTGAGGTGTCGCCGTCGTCTTCGCCTACGACGGGGTGGGGAACTGCGGCATGGGGGACGGCGCAGCAGACGTCGCCCTTCCAGGCGTTGATGCCTTCGCGGACGGCGATCCCGGCGATGACCAGTGCCGCGCCGGCGTCAGCCCACCACCATCCCAGCGTGCTGTTCAGGACGAGACCGAGCAGCAGGACCGCGGAGAGGTAGGTGCACAGCAGCGTCTGTTTGGAATCGGCCACCGCGGTCCTGGAGCCGAGTTCCCGGCCGGCCCGGCGTTGCAGCCACGACAGGACCGGCATGACAGCCAGGCTCAGGGCAGCGAGGACGATTCCCGGGGTGGAATGCTGCGCCTCGCCGCCTCCGGTCAGCGAGCGGACGGAGTCCACGGAGACGAACAGTGCCAGGGCAAAGAAGGAGATCGAGATGATCCGCAGGGTCAGGTGCTCGCGCCGTTCCGGGTCTTTCGCGGAAAACTGCCAAGACAGGGCGACCGCGGAGGCGACCTCGATCACCGAATCAAGTCCAAAGCCGATGAGGGCGGAGGAGTCCGCGACGTTGCCGGCCCAGAGCGCGACGACGGCCTCAACGATGTTGTAACTGATGGTCGCGGCCGCGAACAGCCGGATGCGCCGGCTCAGCGCGGCGCGGCGGGCGGCGGTAGGGGCGGACTGCCTTGTCGTGGTCATGCCAGGCACGTCCCGTCAGGGGCGCAGCAGGCCGGGTCAACGGCCAGAACGACGCCGAGCAGGTCCCTGAGCGCGTCGCCCAGCCGGTCGTCGGCCAGCTCATACCGCGTCCGCCGGCCGTCCGGGGCGGCCACCACCAGGCCGCAGCCACGAAGGCACGTCAGATGGTTGGACATGCTCTGCCGGGAGACCCCCAGGGAATCAGCGAGCTCCGAGGGGTACGCGGCCGCCTCCGCCAAAGCCAGCAGAATCCGCGCCCGGGTGGGGTCGGAGACCGCGTAGCCGAACCGGGCCAACACCGGGGCATGTGTCAGGGTATCCATCTGCCCAAAGTACATCCGTGCATGTATTCAGGCAATTTTGTCTTCAGGCAATTTGTCTTCAGTTGCGTTCCCCGCTGGGCTTTTAGCCGCCGACGCGAGACGCAAGTCGGACCGACACACAGCGTCCAAATAGTGGAACATTTGTCCATTGGGTGGACGCGAGGAACTATTATCGGACTTATATACATTCCTTAGCCGGCCTCCCTCCGCAGGGCGGTCCGGTCTTCATGAAAGCGTTACTACATGTCATCCACTGCCACTTCAGCGGAGCAAGGGTCTGCCCAGCAGGTGAACTCGCGCGGCCGCGTGATCGTCGCCAGCCTGATCGGCACCACCGTTGAGTTCTACGACTTCTATGTCTACGCCACGGCCGCCGTCCTCGTCTTCCCGAAGCTCTTCTTCCCGGGCCAGAACGAGACCACCCAGCTGCTGAGCTCCTTCGCTGTCTTCGGCGTCGCGTTTATCGCCCGCCCGCTCGGCTCGATCGTCTTCGGCCACTTCGGTGACAAGTTCGGCCGCAAGGGCACCCTCGTGGCGTCGCTGCTGACCATGGGTATCGCCACCTTCCTGATCGGCTGCCTCCCCACCGCCCTGGTCCCGGGCTGGGAGTTCTGGGCGCCGGCCCTGCTCGTCGTCATGCGCTTCGCCCAGGGTCTGGCCCTCGGCGGCGAGTGGAGCGGCGCGGCCCTGCTGGCCACCGAGAACGCGCCTGCCAACAAGCGCGCCATCTATGGCACGTTCCCGCAGCTGGGCGCCCCCATCGGCTTCATCATCGCCAACGTGCTGTTCCTGGTCTTCAGCTACACGCTGGCTCCCCAGGCCTTCGCCGAGTGGGGCTGGCGCGTGCCGTTCCTGGTCAGCGCCGTGATGGTCATCATCGGTCTCTACGTCCGGCTCAAGCTGATCGAAACCCCCGCCTTCACCAAGGTCCTGGAGTCCAACGAGGTTGCCAAGCTGCCGCTGGGCCGCGTCTTCAAGACCAGCTGGCGCCCGCTGATCCTGGGCACCTTCATCATGCTGGCCACCTACGTGCTGTTCTACCTGATGACCACGTTCACGCTGACCTACGGCACCAAGCCGACGCTGGCCGGCGCGCAGGCCGCCGCCGAGAAGGCCGGCAAGCCGATGAGCGAAGCCGCAGCCGCCGCGTTTGTCCCGGGCCTGGGCTACACCCGCAACGACTTCCTCTGGATGCTGATTGCCGGCGTCGTGTTCTTCGGCATCTTCACCCTGGTCTCCGGCCCGCTGGCCGAGAAGTACGGCCGCCGCAAGATGCTGATCGCGGTCACCGCCGGCATCTTCGTCTTCGGCCTGCTTTTCGTCCCGCTCTTCAGCGCCGGCTTCGCAGGCACCATGGGCCTGCTGATCATCGGCTTCTCGCTGATGGGCCTGACCTTCGGTCCGATGGGTGCGCTGCTGCCCGAGCTGTTCCCGACCAACGTCCGGTACACCGGGTCGGCCATCAGCTACAACGTCTCGTCGATCCTGGGCGCGGCCGTGGCACCGTTCATCGCCGTCTGGCTCTGGGAAATGGCGAAGGGCAGCCCGGTGCTGGTGGGCGTGTACCTCACGTCCATGGCAGTGCTAACGCTGATCGCCCTGTTCGTGAGCAAGGAAACCCGCGACCTGGATTACGAGAACAACGTCGCCTGACGCTCCAGCCCGGTTACTGGCTGAAATGCCCGGTGTGTTCGGTGAACACGCCGGGCATTTCCGTGTCGCGGGGCGGTGGCGGCTGAGTAACTGGGCGGGAAGGCGACGGCGGCGGCCCCGCGACGGCGGCCGCCCGCACCGGCGCGGCGGGGTTACCGCGCGTAGCGCTCCACGAAGTTGCGCAGGATGGCCATCGGCTCGGTGACGTTGTGCTGGCGGGCCTGGGCCATCAGCTCCTCGGCCGAGTCGGGCGGGAAGTACCCGGCATGGCGGTAGATGTCGATCCGGGTCGTCAGGCCCTCGACGTCGAGCTCCGGGTGGAACTGGGTGGCGTAGAGGTTGGTACGGATCCGGAACATCTGCACCGGGCAGGTCTCGGAGCTGGCCAGCAGCACCGCGCCGCCGGGCAACACGGTGCACGCCTCCTTGTGGCCCACAAACGCCGTGAACCGTTCCGGCAGCCCGCGCAGGAGCGGGTCCTGCTGCCCGGCGTTGGTCATGCTGACGGTGACGCCGCCGAGCCCTTCGCCGTAGGTCCGGTCGATCACGGCGCCCTGGTGCAGGCCCAGCGTGCCGACGCCGTAGCAGGCGCCCAGGAACGGGAAGTCCTCGGCCACGATCCGGTCCAGCAAGGCGAACAGCTCGCGCTCCACCCGGTGCTGGACCTCGCTCTTGTGCTCTGCAGGGTCGCTGGAAGTGAAGGGGCTGCCGCCCACGATCACGCCGGAGTACTCGCTGAGCTCCAGCTGGGGCAGCGGCGCGGCCTCCATCCTGATCCGGTGCAGCTGGGCCTCGGCCAGCCCGGTGTAGCGCAGGTAGGCGAGGTATTCGTCGTCGGCGGCGGCGTCCTCGGCGCGGGAGGCGAGCAGCAGGAAGGGCTTCACGTAACTAAGTCTGCCTCCCGCCGCCCGCTGCCGCTATTCGGCCGTCTCGCCGTCCTCGATCATCGCGATGACGGCGCCCGCGGAGACGGTTTCCCCGGCCGACGCGGAGAGCCCAATCACGATGCCGGCTCGGTGCGCGGTGAGCGGCTGTTCCATCTTCATGGCCTCCAGC
The nucleotide sequence above comes from Arthrobacter sp. KBS0702. Encoded proteins:
- a CDS encoding glutamine amidotransferase — encoded protein: MKPFLLLASRAEDAAADDEYLAYLRYTGLAEAQLHRIRMEAAPLPQLELSEYSGVIVGGSPFTSSDPAEHKSEVQHRVERELFALLDRIVAEDFPFLGACYGVGTLGLHQGAVIDRTYGEGLGGVTVSMTNAGQQDPLLRGLPERFTAFVGHKEACTVLPGGAVLLASSETCPVQMFRIRTNLYATQFHPELDVEGLTTRIDIYRHAGYFPPDSAEELMAQARQHNVTEPMAILRNFVERYAR
- a CDS encoding helix-turn-helix transcriptional regulator → MDTLTHAPVLARFGYAVSDPTRARILLALAEAAAYPSELADSLGVSRQSMSNHLTCLRGCGLVVAAPDGRRTRYELADDRLGDALRDLLGVVLAVDPACCAPDGTCLA
- a CDS encoding thioredoxin family protein → MKIELLHIADCPNTVRALERVEAALAALGRDDVAVHLRLIESAADTAGTGFAGSPTITADGADLFPGGAPSVELACRIYPTPGGHAGAPTVEQVIEALKSRGLTPSQRRR
- a CDS encoding molybdopterin oxidoreductase family protein translates to MTDGAATHCPYCALQCAMTLTAPARAAAPLEAAPLEVAGRDFPTNRGGLCRKGWTSASLLEHPGRVTEPLLRGADGVHRPVSWDEALERIVTAVKATRARYGPDAVGVFGGGGLTNEKAYQLGKFARLALGTSRIDYNGRFCMSSAAAAGMRAFGLDRGLPFPLADLDAASTILLLGSNVAETMPPFVQHLQGARDAGGLIVVDPRRSATAAFTADGGGLHLQPLPGTDLALLLGLAHVVIHEGLADSGYIAERTTGYAALARSAAGYWPERVQTLTGVPAGLIRDTARRLADGARRGGSYILTGRGVEQHVDGTDTATAAINLALLLGLPGSARSGYGTLTGQGNGQGGREHGQKADQLPGYRKITDPAARAHVASVWGVPESSIPGPGLPAVELLRSLGQPDGVRCLFVHGANVAVSAPDANAVIAGLRSLDFLVVCDFFVSETAAEADLILPVTQWAEEEGTLTNLEGRVLRRRRAIAPPPGVRSELWIMARLARLLDAPSTFSEDPETVFEELRRASAGGLADYSGIDYALLDRGEEAYWPYPAGSTGTPRLFRDSFAHPDGRAVFTPVTPRGRTFAAVPEAAGTPMTLVTGRLLEHYQSGTQTRRVAALSAARPEARLQLHPASAAAQGIAEGDVVAVANGRGEVLCRAELSAAIRPETVFLPFHFPGLESANRLTEAATDPLSGMPEFKTSKVWVRPASAGARAEVLQMESAP
- a CDS encoding MFS transporter produces the protein MSSTATSAEQGSAQQVNSRGRVIVASLIGTTVEFYDFYVYATAAVLVFPKLFFPGQNETTQLLSSFAVFGVAFIARPLGSIVFGHFGDKFGRKGTLVASLLTMGIATFLIGCLPTALVPGWEFWAPALLVVMRFAQGLALGGEWSGAALLATENAPANKRAIYGTFPQLGAPIGFIIANVLFLVFSYTLAPQAFAEWGWRVPFLVSAVMVIIGLYVRLKLIETPAFTKVLESNEVAKLPLGRVFKTSWRPLILGTFIMLATYVLFYLMTTFTLTYGTKPTLAGAQAAAEKAGKPMSEAAAAAFVPGLGYTRNDFLWMLIAGVVFFGIFTLVSGPLAEKYGRRKMLIAVTAGIFVFGLLFVPLFSAGFAGTMGLLIIGFSLMGLTFGPMGALLPELFPTNVRYTGSAISYNVSSILGAAVAPFIAVWLWEMAKGSPVLVGVYLTSMAVLTLIALFVSKETRDLDYENNVA
- a CDS encoding MFS transporter, translated to MEYRPGRWIANWDAENKEQWESLGRGIARRNLNWSIFAEFLGFVVWQLWSIVVVQLPSAGFRFSTNEIFWLISMPSLVGATLRIPYTFMVPRFGGRNWTIVSALLLLVPSTGLALCVGNPGTPFGVMLLVAALAGFGGGNFASSMANITFFYPAREKGWALGLNAAGGNLGAAVAQLAVPIAVTLLAAGAVNLPVAGLMWIPLILLAAFGAWKYMDNLTSAKGDVAGSLAAVKEPHLWVMALLYIGTFGSFIGFAGVFPKLIKDYFPAFSSIGVGTVALSLAFLGPLVGSLARPFGGRMADLLGGARMTVTAFAAMAVITLTMVWTLPLGNFWLFLTLFLALFTASGFGNGATYRMIPVIFALHSRAARSGASTVATQRLASSALGLISAIGAYGGFVIPQVLNASNTASGSYTPAFYGFVAAYLVMLAVCWACYLRPATRHGKGHV
- a CDS encoding cation diffusion facilitator family transporter, whose protein sequence is MTTTRQSAPTAARRAALSRRIRLFAAATISYNIVEAVVALWAGNVADSSALIGFGLDSVIEVASAVALSWQFSAKDPERREHLTLRIISISFFALALFVSVDSVRSLTGGGEAQHSTPGIVLAALSLAVMPVLSWLQRRAGRELGSRTAVADSKQTLLCTYLSAVLLLGLVLNSTLGWWWADAGAALVIAGIAVREGINAWKGDVCCAVPHAAVPHPVVGEDDGDTSGGADGGATGCSEGCGCGPGPEVITLSIPPRHG